From the genome of Gemmatimonas phototrophica, one region includes:
- the fadI gene encoding acetyl-CoA C-acyltransferase FadI, translating into MPTFGNGRRVAIVAGVRTPFARSGTALKDYTAIDLGRFAVGELVQRSNLDGSAVDLLVFGTVVQSVLAPNLAREVALLPHFPKTLQAYTVSRACASANQAITDAADQIALGHAHVAIAGGSESLTQVPILHSRGMSDILVAASKAKSMSQRVTTLARVRPRDFVPITPAITEPSTGESMGQSADKMAKLNGISREAQDRFAVRSHTQAARGLEDGRLTAEIVPVPMPPAYDRMLDTDNGVRRDSTYEQLAALKPVFDRQYGSVTAGNASPLTDGASAVLLMSEERAKALGYTPLAFIRSYAYAAVDPGEQLLQAPVLAAPIALERAGLSLKDIDLVEMHEAFAAQVLSNVQGLASSTWAARAGRSTPVGEVNQDTLNVMGGSLSIGHPFGATGGRVLTTLCNELQRRGGQFGMLTVCAAGGMGHAMIVERP; encoded by the coding sequence ATGCCCACCTTTGGTAACGGGCGTCGTGTCGCCATTGTCGCGGGCGTCCGTACGCCATTCGCGCGCTCCGGTACGGCGCTCAAGGACTACACGGCCATCGACCTTGGCCGTTTCGCTGTAGGCGAGCTGGTACAACGCAGCAATCTCGACGGCAGTGCCGTGGACTTGCTGGTGTTCGGCACCGTGGTGCAGTCCGTGCTCGCGCCCAATCTCGCACGGGAGGTCGCGCTCCTGCCGCACTTCCCCAAAACCCTGCAGGCCTACACGGTGAGCCGGGCGTGTGCGTCGGCCAATCAGGCCATTACTGACGCGGCCGATCAGATTGCGCTCGGGCACGCGCACGTAGCCATTGCCGGGGGCAGTGAGAGTCTCACGCAGGTGCCCATTCTGCATTCGCGCGGCATGAGTGACATTCTCGTCGCGGCATCAAAGGCAAAGAGCATGTCGCAGCGCGTGACGACATTGGCCCGTGTGCGTCCCCGGGATTTCGTGCCCATTACGCCGGCCATTACGGAACCGAGTACGGGTGAAAGCATGGGCCAGAGCGCGGACAAGATGGCCAAGCTGAACGGCATTTCGCGCGAGGCACAGGATCGCTTTGCCGTCCGCTCGCATACGCAGGCGGCCCGCGGGCTCGAGGATGGCCGACTCACGGCGGAAATCGTGCCGGTGCCCATGCCACCAGCGTACGACCGCATGCTGGATACCGACAACGGGGTCCGCCGCGACTCCACGTATGAGCAGCTGGCCGCACTCAAGCCGGTGTTCGACCGGCAATACGGCAGCGTCACCGCCGGCAATGCCAGCCCGCTCACCGATGGCGCGAGTGCCGTGTTGCTTATGAGTGAGGAGCGGGCCAAGGCGTTAGGGTACACACCGCTGGCGTTCATTCGCTCCTACGCGTACGCTGCCGTCGATCCGGGAGAGCAGCTGTTGCAGGCGCCGGTACTGGCGGCTCCCATCGCGCTCGAACGCGCCGGGCTGTCGCTCAAAGACATTGATCTCGTGGAGATGCACGAGGCGTTTGCGGCGCAGGTGTTGAGCAACGTGCAGGGGCTGGCATCGTCCACCTGGGCGGCGCGGGCCGGACGCTCCACACCTGTGGGCGAGGTCAATCAGGATACGCTGAATGTCATGGGCGGTTCGCTTTCCATTGGGCACCCGTTTGGAGCCACCGGTGGACGGGTGCTCACCACGCTGTGCAACGAACTGCAGCGGCGCGGTGGTCAGTTTGGTATGCTGACCGTCTGCGCGGCGGGTGGCATGGGACACGCCATGATCGTGGAGCGCCCGTGA
- a CDS encoding glycerol-3-phosphate dehydrogenase/oxidase — protein MSISPETADRRASLTRLADDLFDVLVIGGGITGAGVAREAALAGYRTALVERDDFAAGTSSRSSRLVHGGVRYLEHGHLGLVFESSHERRLLLQLAPHLVRPLAFTWPVYRGARVPRWKVRAGLLLYDALALFRNVQAHEGLNAAEVLEREPALTSEGLTGGARYWDAATNDTRLTLATALGAAASGAVLANHCAVEGAVHSANGRLAGVTVRDVLTDTTFAVRARVVVNATGPWSEATAALTGESQGTQVLGSAGTHIAVPRQRIGNHDAITMVSPLDGRVMFVLPSGPHAIVGTTEQPARRGPDEIRATETDVTYLLQSVNRMFPHAALTPDDVISAWCGIRPLAMTRAGAHSANSASREHAVLHRADGLVSVTGGKLTTYRAMAADVLAQARREFATSGSAPVPIHAPLPSASTPLPGGAFASRDALIAEARAATQDHAVAEHLVHAHGTQWQKVWRSTHHTSTDAGRLVETLPYTWAEVRYTVQHELACTLSDVLIRRTHVAFETRDHGRGAAERIAPLMASLLGWSDEERVAAVARYHADVTRLFAIDA, from the coding sequence ATGAGCATCAGCCCTGAGACTGCTGACCGCCGCGCGTCACTCACCCGGTTGGCAGACGACCTGTTTGATGTGCTGGTGATTGGGGGCGGCATCACCGGGGCCGGTGTTGCCCGTGAAGCGGCGCTTGCCGGCTATCGGACGGCACTCGTGGAACGTGACGATTTTGCGGCCGGCACCTCCAGCCGCTCCTCCCGCCTGGTGCATGGTGGCGTCCGGTACCTCGAGCATGGGCACCTGGGGCTGGTTTTCGAATCCAGCCATGAGCGCCGACTGCTCCTGCAGTTGGCACCGCACCTTGTGCGCCCGCTCGCGTTCACCTGGCCGGTGTACCGGGGCGCGCGCGTGCCGCGGTGGAAAGTACGCGCGGGGCTGCTGTTGTACGACGCGTTGGCGCTCTTCCGGAATGTGCAGGCGCATGAGGGACTGAACGCCGCCGAGGTGCTGGAGCGCGAACCGGCGCTGACGAGTGAGGGGCTCACCGGCGGGGCTCGCTACTGGGACGCGGCCACCAACGATACACGACTCACACTGGCCACCGCGCTCGGTGCCGCGGCCTCTGGCGCGGTGCTGGCGAATCACTGCGCCGTGGAAGGGGCGGTGCACTCGGCGAATGGCCGTTTGGCCGGCGTGACGGTGCGCGATGTGCTCACTGACACCACCTTTGCCGTGCGCGCCCGGGTGGTGGTGAACGCCACCGGACCGTGGAGCGAGGCCACTGCGGCCCTCACTGGCGAGAGCCAGGGAACGCAAGTTCTTGGCTCGGCCGGGACACACATTGCGGTCCCCCGCCAGCGGATCGGCAATCACGACGCGATCACCATGGTCTCGCCACTGGATGGGCGCGTGATGTTCGTCCTGCCCTCGGGGCCGCACGCCATTGTCGGCACCACGGAACAGCCGGCGCGCCGCGGGCCCGACGAAATCAGGGCTACCGAGACCGACGTCACCTACCTGCTTCAGTCGGTGAACCGGATGTTTCCCCATGCGGCTCTCACCCCCGATGACGTAATCAGTGCGTGGTGTGGCATCCGCCCGCTCGCGATGACTCGCGCGGGTGCGCACTCTGCCAACTCGGCCTCTCGTGAACACGCGGTCCTCCATCGCGCCGATGGCCTGGTGAGCGTCACGGGTGGCAAACTGACCACGTACCGGGCAATGGCCGCCGACGTGCTCGCGCAGGCCCGCCGTGAATTTGCGACCAGTGGCAGCGCCCCCGTTCCCATCCACGCGCCACTCCCCAGTGCGTCCACACCGCTACCCGGTGGCGCGTTTGCCTCGCGTGACGCGCTGATCGCCGAGGCACGGGCCGCCACGCAAGACCACGCGGTGGCTGAACATCTCGTGCATGCCCATGGCACCCAGTGGCAGAAGGTCTGGCGGTCCACGCACCACACCAGCACAGACGCCGGACGTCTCGTGGAGACGCTCCCCTACACGTGGGCCGAAGTGCGGTACACGGTGCAGCACGAACTGGCCTGCACGCTTTCGGATGTGCTGATCCGCCGGACCCACGTGGCGTTCGAAACACGCGACCACGGACGTGGCGCGGCGGAACGCATTGCGCCACTCATGGCGTCGCTACTGGGCTGGAGCGACGAAGAACGCGTCGCCGCGGTAGCGCGCTATCACGCCGACGTCACCCGACTGTTTGCGATTGACGCCTGA
- a CDS encoding zinc-dependent alcohol dehydrogenase family protein, which yields MQLALYETRGAEPHTRIACVDRPTPAPGAGEVLLELLAAPINPSDVLTITGQYGALPPLPAVGGNEGVGRVAALGEGVTGVAIGDWALLPVGGGTWASHIVVKAAALMRVPAGGDPLQMAMLTVNPPTASLLLSEFVALNAGDWVLQNAANSGVGEYVIQLAKARGLHTVSVVRRADAVAPLEALGGDVVLVDGPDLAARVAEATGKAKIRLALDAVGGTATDRLAQTVAIGGTVVNYGAMSGEACKVAPGSFVFRNVTLRGFWLAFWFREASPAQQQALFGDLAQRIARGELATRVHATFPLSRVQEAVALAAAGGRQGKVLLTPG from the coding sequence ATGCAACTCGCCCTCTACGAAACCCGTGGTGCTGAACCGCACACGCGCATTGCCTGTGTGGACCGTCCCACGCCGGCTCCCGGAGCGGGCGAGGTGTTGCTGGAACTCCTCGCGGCGCCAATCAACCCGTCCGATGTCCTGACGATCACCGGTCAGTACGGCGCCCTGCCGCCGCTCCCCGCCGTGGGAGGAAACGAAGGGGTGGGACGCGTCGCGGCCTTGGGAGAGGGCGTCACCGGCGTGGCGATTGGTGACTGGGCGCTCCTCCCGGTTGGCGGAGGAACGTGGGCCTCGCACATCGTCGTGAAGGCGGCGGCGCTGATGCGCGTGCCGGCCGGCGGCGATCCGCTGCAAATGGCCATGCTCACGGTCAATCCGCCCACGGCGTCGCTGCTCCTGTCTGAATTCGTTGCGCTGAATGCCGGCGACTGGGTCCTGCAGAATGCGGCCAACAGCGGCGTGGGTGAGTACGTCATTCAGCTCGCCAAAGCCCGTGGGCTGCACACCGTGAGCGTTGTGCGCCGCGCCGATGCTGTGGCGCCGTTGGAAGCCTTGGGTGGGGATGTTGTGCTCGTGGACGGTCCGGATCTCGCCGCGCGTGTGGCCGAGGCCACCGGCAAGGCAAAGATCCGCCTCGCCCTTGATGCGGTTGGCGGAACGGCCACCGATCGGCTGGCCCAGACCGTCGCCATTGGGGGAACCGTGGTGAACTACGGGGCCATGAGCGGCGAGGCGTGCAAGGTGGCACCAGGGTCCTTCGTCTTTCGCAACGTCACCCTGCGCGGCTTCTGGCTGGCCTTCTGGTTCCGCGAGGCGTCGCCTGCGCAGCAACAGGCGCTCTTTGGTGATCTGGCACAGCGCATCGCGCGCGGCGAGCTGGCCACGCGGGTGCATGCCACCTTCCCGTTGTCACGCGTGCAGGAAGCCGTGGCGCTGGCCGCAGCCGGTGGGCGTCAGGGCAAGGTCCTGCTCACGCCTGGCTGA
- a CDS encoding GreA/GreB family elongation factor: MFQELIAQMAREVEKLQFELNVTLPAEIRKAVELGDLKENSEYKAALERQQFVQARLGQLTQRVTKLANIDITQIPATHVGLGSKVIVEDEATTQRETYELVFGDAGELQDGHVTMGSPIGRALQGKAVGDQAILKLPNRIRRLTIVELHTIHDRAADDLA, from the coding sequence ATGTTTCAGGAACTCATCGCCCAGATGGCACGCGAAGTCGAGAAGCTCCAGTTCGAGCTGAACGTCACGCTGCCCGCGGAAATCCGTAAAGCCGTTGAACTCGGTGATCTCAAGGAGAACAGCGAGTACAAAGCCGCGCTGGAGCGTCAGCAGTTTGTGCAGGCACGCCTCGGACAGCTCACGCAGCGCGTGACCAAGCTGGCCAACATCGATATTACACAGATCCCCGCCACCCATGTCGGACTTGGCTCCAAGGTGATCGTGGAAGATGAGGCCACCACGCAACGCGAGACGTACGAGTTGGTCTTCGGCGACGCCGGTGAATTGCAGGACGGTCATGTGACGATGGGTTCTCCCATTGGCCGCGCCTTGCAAGGCAAGGCGGTTGGTGATCAGGCCATCCTCAAATTGCCCAACCGCATTCGTCGCCTGACGATCGTGGAACTGCACACGATCCATGATCGTGCCGCCGACGATCTCGCCTGA
- a CDS encoding TonB-dependent receptor has translation MVSSLIFSVLLAGAPQDTVRSPAAQPASAGRPRPDSAQAVEVVRVRANAQRAVRYTAPASRSATRTLTPLRDVPQSVSVLAAPLLLDLNIQSMAKAVEYVPGISMGQGEGHRDAPTIRGQSSTADFFVDGVRDDAQYYRDTYNVQQIDAVKGANATVFGRGGGGGVINRVMKRAEWTPVRMARVETGSWDQRRVSLDMGDAVGKVAGRVNLMYEASDSFRRNMGLEKWGVNPTASAMLGRTMVRAGVERYVDRRTVDRGLPSANGRPSALDTRTFVGDPSLSRASMTVDGAHLQAEFDNGHGFTLRSHARAFAYDKFYQNVFASSAINSAGTQFSLGAYSDAVDRRSLFNQTDAVWRAARGSLRSTLLVGTEVSQQRSDNQRLTGYFDNTATARAVPVGAPTVTTPVTFRASASDADNRAVANVAALFLQEQLHLGDHVQLVGGIRHDRFDLRVRNRRTNSTLSRIDNLVSPRGGVVITPSRTLSVYGSYSVSHLPSSGDQFLSLTPTTQTLQPERFRNREVGVKWEARPGLDVTAAWFTLDRSNTTAPDPVDPTLLLQTGRQRTTGAEFGVQGTPHARWDVMGGLAVQQARIVSRTSAARVGATAPLVPNTSASLWNKVRVLPQTALGFGVVHQGQRYAAIDNSVVLPAFTRLDAAMFLSLPRGLTAQLNVENLADSRIYATSHGNNNIMPGAPRTFRVTLGVTP, from the coding sequence ATGGTTTCCTCGCTCATTTTTTCCGTCCTGCTTGCCGGGGCCCCCCAAGACACGGTGCGCTCCCCCGCTGCTCAGCCTGCCAGTGCCGGTCGCCCGCGTCCGGATTCTGCGCAGGCCGTCGAGGTCGTGCGGGTGCGCGCCAATGCGCAGCGCGCCGTGCGCTATACCGCACCGGCCAGCCGCTCCGCCACGCGGACCCTGACCCCTCTGCGCGACGTGCCGCAATCGGTCAGCGTGCTGGCGGCGCCCCTGCTGCTGGACCTCAACATCCAGTCGATGGCCAAGGCCGTGGAGTACGTGCCCGGGATCAGCATGGGGCAAGGGGAAGGGCACCGCGACGCTCCCACGATTCGCGGACAGAGCAGTACCGCCGACTTCTTCGTGGACGGGGTGCGCGACGATGCGCAGTATTACCGCGACACGTACAACGTGCAGCAGATCGACGCGGTGAAGGGGGCCAATGCCACTGTGTTCGGGCGCGGGGGCGGCGGCGGCGTGATCAACCGCGTCATGAAGCGTGCGGAATGGACGCCGGTACGCATGGCACGCGTGGAAACCGGGTCGTGGGACCAGCGTCGCGTTTCGCTCGATATGGGCGATGCGGTAGGTAAAGTGGCTGGTCGCGTGAACCTCATGTACGAAGCGAGCGATTCGTTTCGCCGGAACATGGGACTCGAAAAGTGGGGGGTGAATCCCACCGCATCGGCAATGCTGGGACGCACCATGGTGCGCGCGGGGGTGGAGCGCTACGTGGACCGTCGCACCGTGGACCGCGGTCTCCCATCCGCCAACGGGCGACCGTCCGCGCTCGACACCCGCACCTTCGTGGGCGATCCCTCGCTCAGCCGCGCCAGCATGACGGTGGATGGCGCGCATCTGCAGGCAGAGTTCGACAATGGACACGGCTTTACACTGCGTTCGCATGCCCGCGCTTTTGCCTACGACAAGTTCTATCAGAACGTGTTTGCCAGCAGCGCCATCAACAGCGCGGGGACGCAGTTCTCGCTCGGGGCGTACAGCGACGCCGTGGATCGTCGCAGTCTGTTCAACCAGACAGATGCGGTGTGGCGCGCGGCCCGCGGCTCCCTTCGCTCGACCTTGCTGGTCGGCACCGAAGTGAGTCAGCAGCGCTCCGACAATCAGCGGCTCACGGGCTATTTCGACAACACGGCAACGGCACGCGCGGTGCCGGTCGGGGCGCCAACGGTGACAACGCCGGTCACCTTCCGGGCGAGTGCCTCCGACGCGGACAACCGTGCCGTGGCGAACGTGGCGGCGCTCTTCCTGCAGGAGCAGCTGCATCTCGGCGACCACGTGCAACTGGTGGGCGGCATTCGCCACGATCGGTTCGACCTGCGTGTCCGGAACCGCCGCACCAACAGCACCCTGTCACGCATCGACAATCTGGTGTCGCCACGCGGCGGCGTGGTGATCACCCCGTCGCGTACGCTCTCGGTGTACGGCAGCTACAGTGTGTCTCACCTGCCCAGCAGTGGCGACCAGTTTCTGTCGCTCACGCCCACCACACAGACGCTGCAGCCGGAGCGGTTCCGCAATCGGGAGGTGGGCGTGAAGTGGGAAGCACGTCCCGGTCTCGATGTGACGGCCGCCTGGTTCACCCTCGATCGCTCGAACACCACGGCCCCCGACCCGGTGGACCCGACGTTACTGCTGCAGACGGGTCGGCAGCGCACGACCGGTGCCGAATTCGGGGTGCAGGGCACGCCGCACGCGCGCTGGGACGTAATGGGCGGACTGGCGGTACAGCAGGCGCGCATTGTGAGTCGTACCAGCGCGGCGCGGGTGGGCGCCACGGCGCCACTGGTGCCGAATACGAGTGCATCGCTCTGGAACAAGGTGCGTGTGCTGCCGCAGACCGCGCTCGGGTTCGGCGTTGTGCATCAGGGCCAGCGCTACGCCGCCATTGATAACAGCGTGGTATTGCCCGCCTTCACCCGGCTCGATGCGGCGATGTTTCTGTCGCTGCCGCGGGGGCTCACCGCACAGCTGAACGTGGAGAACCTCGCGGATTCCCGGATTTATGCGACCTCGCACGGCAACAACAACATCATGCCCGGCGCCCCGCGCACATTCCGGGTAACGCTTGGCGTCACGCCGTAA
- a CDS encoding TIGR00730 family Rossman fold protein, with protein MLTEDEKLLQSPKDEATAFTRSDPWRVMRITSEFVEGFDALSDVQKGVTIFGSARTGPDDPMYGAARETARLLAEQGFSILTGAGPGIMEAANRGAKDVNGHSVGCNIELPFEQGANPYVDTLVNFRYFFVRKTMFIKYSNAFIIFPGGFGTLDELFEALTLIQTGKIYQFPVILFGTHYWAGLVRWITSRMVAEGKISPNDLDLVLLTDDPREAAQAVMDAHEAQEASRAASGSP; from the coding sequence ATGCTCACGGAAGACGAAAAGTTGCTGCAAAGTCCGAAAGATGAGGCGACGGCCTTTACCCGCTCCGATCCGTGGCGGGTCATGCGCATTACCTCGGAGTTCGTCGAAGGGTTCGACGCCCTCTCCGATGTGCAGAAGGGGGTGACGATCTTCGGCTCCGCGCGCACTGGGCCGGATGATCCCATGTATGGCGCCGCGCGGGAAACGGCACGACTGCTGGCGGAGCAGGGGTTCTCGATCCTCACCGGCGCCGGCCCCGGCATCATGGAGGCGGCCAATCGTGGCGCCAAGGATGTCAATGGCCATTCGGTCGGATGCAACATTGAGCTGCCCTTTGAGCAGGGCGCCAATCCGTACGTCGATACGCTGGTGAACTTCCGGTACTTCTTTGTCCGCAAGACGATGTTCATCAAGTACTCGAACGCGTTCATCATTTTCCCCGGCGGCTTCGGCACGCTGGATGAACTGTTCGAGGCGCTGACGCTCATTCAGACCGGCAAGATCTATCAGTTCCCGGTCATTCTCTTCGGGACCCACTACTGGGCCGGCCTCGTGCGCTGGATCACGTCGCGCATGGTTGCCGAAGGGAAGATCTCCCCCAACGATCTGGATCTGGTGCTGCTGACCGATGACCCACGGGAGGCGGCGCAGGCGGTAATGGATGCGCACGAGGCGCAAGAGGCCAGCCGAGCGGCCAGCGGTTCGCCATAG
- a CDS encoding alkaline phosphatase family protein, giving the protein MRHDTTGTARLLLVVADGVRADVLEEEMDAGRAPAMAALRAKGSSQPISSSFPSVTGPAYVPFLMGHHPARVGLPGLRWYDRTRSLRWAPAQSRSYAGWDIWHVDSDVSPHMPTMLEYAQPSIAAMSMIGRGATHGRIGRGLGWMARAAPSHFRGDLLGWRTVERQATAAFLKQFGKVRPRFSVLAITSPDKFAHKFGARSDAVRTAIRDVDDAIGRAQELARRGGWGESLHIWVTGDHGHAPVADHDDLHGWLESEGHRVLAHPRLNVKNPDVVLMVGGNAMAHLYMAPAHRSRQWWGEHAARWDQLLDRLIERPSIDLMAISTSDSVVQVRHAARGVAEVRRTEGVAGTRWSYVPLDGDPLLLGGAHQLLDSNSAWALSSETAYPDALVQLSWLGASSRGGDVVLSASEGWDLRARFEPVAHISTHGALLRDQMLVPLIVDVATARRPQRTTDIVPSALQLLGVHADTLFDGQSFLR; this is encoded by the coding sequence GTGAGGCATGATACCACTGGAACGGCCCGGTTGCTCCTGGTCGTAGCCGACGGGGTACGCGCGGATGTGCTGGAAGAGGAGATGGACGCCGGACGTGCGCCGGCCATGGCGGCGCTGCGGGCGAAAGGGAGCTCACAACCGATCTCCTCCTCGTTTCCGTCGGTGACGGGCCCGGCGTATGTCCCCTTTCTCATGGGGCATCATCCCGCGCGGGTGGGACTGCCGGGACTCCGCTGGTACGATCGCACCCGGTCACTGCGGTGGGCCCCGGCGCAGTCGCGCAGCTATGCAGGCTGGGACATCTGGCACGTGGACAGCGATGTCTCGCCGCACATGCCCACCATGCTCGAATATGCGCAACCCTCCATTGCCGCCATGAGCATGATTGGTCGGGGGGCCACGCACGGACGCATTGGTCGCGGGCTGGGGTGGATGGCCCGCGCCGCGCCCTCGCATTTCCGGGGGGATCTGCTGGGATGGCGCACCGTGGAACGGCAGGCCACCGCGGCATTCCTCAAGCAGTTCGGTAAAGTCCGCCCTCGGTTCTCCGTGCTGGCCATTACCAGCCCCGACAAGTTTGCCCACAAGTTCGGTGCGCGGTCAGACGCGGTGCGCACCGCCATTCGCGACGTCGATGACGCCATTGGGCGCGCGCAGGAACTGGCGCGGCGTGGCGGGTGGGGCGAGTCGTTGCACATCTGGGTCACCGGCGACCACGGGCACGCGCCGGTCGCGGACCACGATGATTTGCACGGCTGGCTGGAGAGCGAGGGGCACCGCGTGCTGGCGCACCCGCGGCTGAACGTCAAGAACCCGGACGTAGTGCTGATGGTTGGGGGAAACGCCATGGCGCATCTCTACATGGCGCCGGCGCACCGGAGCCGACAGTGGTGGGGCGAACATGCCGCGCGATGGGATCAGCTTTTGGACCGGCTGATCGAGCGCCCGTCCATCGATCTCATGGCGATCAGCACCTCCGATAGCGTGGTGCAGGTGCGTCATGCCGCGCGAGGCGTAGCCGAAGTACGGCGAACGGAGGGGGTGGCCGGCACCCGCTGGTCCTATGTCCCGCTCGATGGAGACCCGCTGCTGTTGGGCGGTGCCCATCAGCTGCTCGACAGCAACAGCGCCTGGGCGCTGTCGTCGGAGACGGCCTACCCGGATGCCCTGGTCCAGCTGTCCTGGCTGGGGGCCTCCAGCCGCGGCGGCGATGTGGTGTTGTCCGCCTCGGAAGGGTGGGATCTGCGGGCCCGTTTTGAGCCGGTGGCCCATATATCGACCCACGGCGCCCTGCTCAGAGATCAGATGCTGGTGCCGCTCATCGTGGACGTCGCCACCGCCCGTCGCCCGCAGCGCACCACCGATATCGTCCCCTCAGCGCTGCAGCTGCTCGGAGTGCATGCCGATACTCTCTTCGACGGACAGTCGTTTCTGCGGTAG
- a CDS encoding alpha/beta fold hydrolase — protein sequence MSMSVLSRNNVRVSGRGEQYMIFAHGFGCDQAMWRYVAPAFEDSHRVVRFDYVGAGQSDVTAYDATRYGTLQGYASDVLEVIEALAAQQVVFVGHSVSATVGMLAAIRRPSRFDRLIHVGPSPSYLNDPPHYHGGFAKEDLLGLLEMMEKNYSGWAGALAPVVTGNPDHPEFAAELEASFCAYDTAIARAFAKATFLSDHRRDVVAVPVPSLIIQCAQDNIAPESVGRWLADHLPLSTYHALEATGHCPHLTHPDETIRAIRSYLDGPTASPTPAPLT from the coding sequence CTGTCCATGTCCGTCCTCTCTCGCAATAACGTGCGCGTCTCCGGGCGCGGCGAACAATACATGATCTTCGCGCACGGGTTTGGCTGTGATCAGGCCATGTGGCGTTACGTGGCGCCGGCGTTTGAAGACAGTCATCGTGTGGTGCGCTTCGACTACGTGGGTGCCGGACAATCTGATGTCACGGCGTATGATGCCACGCGCTACGGTACCCTACAGGGCTACGCCAGCGACGTGCTCGAAGTCATCGAAGCGCTGGCGGCGCAGCAGGTGGTATTTGTGGGCCATTCCGTGAGCGCGACGGTGGGCATGCTAGCCGCCATCAGACGCCCGTCACGCTTCGACCGGCTGATCCATGTCGGGCCATCCCCCAGTTACCTCAACGATCCCCCACACTACCACGGTGGTTTTGCCAAAGAAGATCTGCTGGGACTCCTGGAGATGATGGAGAAGAACTATTCGGGATGGGCGGGTGCGCTGGCGCCTGTCGTGACGGGCAACCCCGACCATCCGGAGTTTGCGGCGGAACTGGAAGCCAGCTTCTGCGCCTACGATACCGCCATCGCGCGTGCCTTTGCCAAAGCCACGTTCCTTTCCGATCACCGTCGGGATGTCGTCGCCGTCCCGGTGCCATCGCTAATCATTCAGTGCGCACAGGACAACATTGCGCCGGAATCGGTGGGACGATGGCTTGCTGATCACTTGCCCCTGAGCACCTATCACGCGCTTGAGGCCACTGGACACTGCCCGCACCTCACGCATCCGGACGAGACCATTCGCGCCATCCGCAGCTATCTTGACGGGCCGACAGCCTCGCCGACGCCGGCGCCCCTGACATAG
- a CDS encoding sensor histidine kinase — protein sequence MHDESMHHDFDDAACGLLTCSSSGQILRINGTLRHWLGIPGESTVSSLFDVLTPASLLFFEMQLRPLLALGRTVDGAFINLRHRDGSQLPVVLNASQPQGSPRMAMAMIVVREREQYEASLRQSRADAEAALAAMAASAHGQKMQAVGQMAAGVAHEFNNLLAVIRGNISFAQQGVTDALSSEQRILEDLESAMTATDRASAIVRQLLAFTGRQVVRRSVVNLNSVVDDSRHLVVTALGRDVTWQTRLAHDLWPVFAPKDQLQHILTNLVLNARDAIRARGEPGLITVTTSNVNGTNDHGDSVRLLVEDTGLGMPDDVRARAFDPFFTTKPVGQGMGLGLSMVYGTIDALGGRTTIDSSAGQGTRITITLPRATT from the coding sequence ATGCACGACGAGTCGATGCACCATGACTTTGACGACGCCGCCTGCGGTTTGCTGACCTGCTCTTCCAGTGGCCAGATCCTTCGGATCAACGGCACACTGCGCCATTGGCTTGGCATCCCCGGCGAGTCAACCGTCTCCTCACTGTTCGATGTGCTGACGCCGGCCAGCCTCCTGTTCTTTGAAATGCAGTTGCGACCATTACTGGCGCTGGGACGTACGGTAGACGGTGCGTTCATCAATTTGCGACATCGTGACGGCAGCCAGTTGCCGGTTGTGCTCAATGCCAGCCAGCCTCAGGGCAGTCCGCGCATGGCGATGGCCATGATTGTGGTTCGTGAGCGTGAGCAATACGAGGCGTCGCTCCGTCAGTCGCGGGCCGACGCCGAGGCCGCTCTGGCCGCCATGGCAGCCAGCGCGCATGGTCAGAAAATGCAGGCGGTCGGTCAGATGGCGGCGGGAGTGGCCCATGAGTTCAACAATCTGTTGGCGGTGATCCGGGGGAATATTTCCTTTGCCCAGCAAGGCGTGACGGACGCGTTGTCGAGTGAGCAACGGATCCTTGAGGATCTGGAGAGTGCCATGACCGCGACGGACCGGGCCAGTGCCATAGTCCGTCAGCTTCTGGCCTTTACCGGACGGCAGGTTGTCCGGCGCTCAGTAGTGAATCTCAACAGCGTGGTGGATGATTCCAGACACCTGGTAGTCACGGCGCTTGGCCGAGATGTCACCTGGCAAACTCGGCTGGCACATGACCTTTGGCCGGTATTCGCCCCAAAGGATCAACTGCAGCACATACTCACGAACCTCGTCCTGAACGCCCGCGACGCAATTCGCGCGCGAGGTGAGCCTGGATTGATCACCGTCACCACGTCCAACGTGAACGGCACAAACGATCATGGTGACAGTGTCCGCCTGCTAGTGGAAGACACCGGCCTTGGTATGCCCGACGACGTAAGGGCGCGCGCCTTTGATCCTTTCTTCACAACTAAACCAGTTGGTCAGGGGATGGGGCTTGGTCTGTCGATGGTATACGGAACCATCGACGCCCTGGGCGGGCGTACCACTATTGACAGCTCCGCCGGACAGGGAACGCGCATCACCATCACTCTGCCCCGCGCGACGACCTAA